From Alkalinema sp. FACHB-956:
TACCGAAATCGAGGACGGAGCCTGCGGCATAATGTCCTGATTTTGGCACCGTCTCTCACAGAACTCAGCCACTTTAGCAGGTTGGGCAATTTTCCTCTGCTTCTAATCCTTTAGTCCAAACTCCAGATTTAGATAGTCTACTGATATCAAATAGTCAAAAATAAATGGTAATCCACAAAACGTACAAAGAGTAGAGAGGATGAGAGACGTTGTTAATTATAGAAATTGCAATGGGTGTTAACTGCTTAGATAACGGTTAGGCTTAGAGGGAGTGTGCTCCGGTGCAATAAGAGCTTGTTGGAGAGTGCGTTGATTCTGGAGAAATTCTTCCGAAACTTGGAGATTAATGCCTGTCAGACCAAGTTGCTCGGATCGAAGTTCTTGGGCAATGAGTCCTGATAGACTGCCTATGGCTAATACATAGACACTGTTTCCCATAGAGTTTACCAAGTTATCCATCATGTAGAAAACAAGGACAATTGCAATTGCGGCGGCGGGTGCAATTTTGGGATGCAACCAAGTTTTAGCAGGGTAATAATAGGTCAACAACACAACGGGGAGGAGAATGACAGTAGTAACTGCGGTTAATCCAAACACTCCGGTTGTCCCAAAGGTCATTACCCAAAAGCTATCAGTCACGGAAACATCCAAGCCATATTCGTTATAAACCCGCGATCTCCCCCAACCGGCCCATCCAAATAACATTCGCTGACGGGCTTTAGTAATTAGATTTTTCTCGTTGTCGAACCTAAATTCCAGAGATTGAGCCCGTTCGGGGTTGATAGTACTGGAGACTAACTGCACTAACTGATCGCCATTGAACGCGCCGGTCGTTGCGACATATAGATAGGAAGCGATTGTAGCGACTAAGACTAGTACTAAAAGTGTAGTGCGTAAGAACCGGATAGTAATTAGAATTGCAAATGATAAAAGTAAATATAGCCAAGCTCCAGTGGACTGAATAATAATTACAACCGCCGTTAACCCCCCAATCAGATGGTGAATGGAAATTCTCCAGAGTCGAGTGAGGGTACCAGATTGCCACAGCCAAATACCAATAATAGTAACGAGTGCCATCCAGAGGGCAACGGACAAACCATGAACATTAAATAAAATGGGACGATATCCCCCTTTACGAATGGATTGCATGAATGCGTAGTCATTGACCGGAACCCCATAGAGCATTGTGTGGAGCTGGGGACTCATCCGGAATTCAAAAAGACACAGTGGTGCATAAACCACGCCTCCAGCCAACATCCCGATCGCGAGGGCTTTGAGACCTGCTAGATTACCTAAATAGAGTCGGCCAAAAAAGTAGGGGACCCCCCAATAGGCGATTTGCTCTGAGGCAGCTCGAAATCCATCATAAGCTCCCAGGCCGTTCATCATTGAGGACATAAAAGGGCAAGTACACCAGACCAACATGGGCAAATCGATCAGGCTGGGACGAAATAATTTCACGTAGTACCAATCTAGGAAAATAGCGGAGAATAAAACTGCATAGCAAGTGGCACTCATTTTTCCATAGGCAGGCAGCCCAGGAATGGGATAGGAGTAAACGGGTAAAAAGAGATAGGCGGTGACAAAACTAATAATGAGTGCTCTGTGGGGCGGTAAATGTTTAAACAGAAAAAAAACAATACCCAGCCAGCCAAATAGAACTATCGGAATGAGGATAAACATATAAAAATTAGAATGTGAATTTAAGACATTTCACTCAAAATTTTCCACATGGTATGAGCACGGCGTTCAGCAACTTTGTCATAGGTAAATTGTTGAGAATTTTTCCAGCCTGCTTGCCCCATTTGGTATCCTTGATTGAGATTGGCGGCTAAGGTGCGGAGTGCTTCAATCCAAGCATCCTGCTCATAGGGAGGTAAAACCCAACCGTCAATACCATTACGGACTCCAACCCCTGCTCCCATAGGAGACACTAAAACAGGAAGACCGTGGGCCATAGCTTCATAGGTGACCTGAGGATCCCCTTCTTCCAAGGTAGGAAAAGCAAAGACGTCGGCTTGCTGAAAAACCTCGGTGACATTGTAAGAGAAGGGTAAGCAAGTAATTTTTGGATGGTTCAACAAATCTCGACATGCTTCTGCGATCGCTGGCTCAATTTTACCGCAGAGAAGCAGTCGTCCCTCAATTCCTGACTTGAGAAAGGCTTCCATTAATAGGTGGACGCCTTTGCGTACACAAATTGAGCCCACAAACAAAACGGTAAAGGGACGATTAACAACAGGTTGATAGGGCGATTGTTTCAATAACTGGGCAAAGCGATCAGGACACCAACCATAG
This genomic window contains:
- a CDS encoding O-antigen ligase domain-containing protein — protein: MFILIPIVLFGWLGIVFFLFKHLPPHRALIISFVTAYLFLPVYSYPIPGLPAYGKMSATCYAVLFSAIFLDWYYVKLFRPSLIDLPMLVWCTCPFMSSMMNGLGAYDGFRAASEQIAYWGVPYFFGRLYLGNLAGLKALAIGMLAGGVVYAPLCLFEFRMSPQLHTMLYGVPVNDYAFMQSIRKGGYRPILFNVHGLSVALWMALVTIIGIWLWQSGTLTRLWRISIHHLIGGLTAVVIIIQSTGAWLYLLLSFAILITIRFLRTTLLVLVLVATIASYLYVATTGAFNGDQLVQLVSSTINPERAQSLEFRFDNEKNLITKARQRMLFGWAGWGRSRVYNEYGLDVSVTDSFWVMTFGTTGVFGLTAVTTVILLPVVLLTYYYPAKTWLHPKIAPAAAIAIVLVFYMMDNLVNSMGNSVYVLAIGSLSGLIAQELRSEQLGLTGINLQVSEEFLQNQRTLQQALIAPEHTPSKPNRYLSS
- a CDS encoding glycosyltransferase family 4 protein, producing the protein MQAPIEFTGIVSAIAEQDALRENIRPSIPDRFKGIYYRLRIDQKVTEKNFLKQLKNYDAAYIWPAISVNTFLRARKQNKPIFLERVNCFQGFSKEILDDAYQRLGLIPQHGITDEMVQDEIRKVELSDLLFCPGAFVKDSFLKAGFPAEKLVATSYGWCPDRFAQLLKQSPYQPVVNRPFTVLFVGSICVRKGVHLLMEAFLKSGIEGRLLLCGKIEPAIAEACRDLLNHPKITCLPFSYNVTEVFQQADVFAFPTLEEGDPQVTYEAMAHGLPVLVSPMGAGVGVRNGIDGWVLPPYEQDAWIEALRTLAANLNQGYQMGQAGWKNSQQFTYDKVAERRAHTMWKILSEMS